A region of Roseobacter litoralis Och 149 DNA encodes the following proteins:
- the mltG gene encoding endolytic transglycosylase MltG gives MWRHIASNAVTMLIVLLFMVGGVILWGKTQYDGAGPLSEAMCVEVPSGSTMRRISETLEESGAVTSGAIFRMGAEYAEKANQLKAGSYLVPPGASMAQIIDTVTRGGASTCGTEVVYRIGVNRVGVQLRELNPQTNQFEEMANFNPATDDVPEIYTDRKAAAGTRFRVALAEGVTSWQIVEGLKAMDVLEGSVETLPAEGALAPDSYEVRPGDQREDVLQRMRSAQERRVAEVWENRQPDLPIETPEELLILASIIEKETAIADERGQVASVFVNRLNRGMRLQTDPTVIYGVTEGKGVLGRGLRRSELRAATPWNTYVIEGLPPTPIANPGLASLEAAAAPLETPYIFFVADGTGGHAFAETLAEHNRNVAQWRRIEAEQAEQSSGN, from the coding sequence ATGTGGCGGCATATCGCTTCTAACGCAGTAACGATGCTGATTGTTCTGCTGTTCATGGTGGGCGGTGTCATTTTATGGGGCAAGACCCAATATGATGGCGCGGGCCCTCTGAGCGAGGCGATGTGCGTAGAAGTGCCCAGTGGATCAACGATGCGCCGCATCAGCGAAACACTCGAAGAGAGCGGGGCTGTGACCTCGGGTGCAATTTTCCGGATGGGCGCGGAATACGCCGAAAAAGCCAACCAGCTGAAGGCGGGCAGCTATCTGGTGCCGCCCGGTGCGTCGATGGCGCAGATCATCGATACCGTGACGCGAGGGGGGGCCAGCACCTGCGGAACAGAGGTTGTGTACCGCATCGGTGTAAACCGCGTCGGCGTACAGTTGCGCGAATTGAACCCGCAAACGAACCAGTTCGAGGAGATGGCCAATTTCAATCCTGCCACGGACGACGTGCCGGAGATTTACACGGACCGCAAAGCCGCGGCAGGGACCCGGTTTCGTGTGGCCCTCGCGGAGGGCGTGACGTCCTGGCAGATTGTCGAAGGGCTGAAGGCGATGGATGTGTTGGAGGGGAGTGTTGAGACGCTGCCTGCCGAGGGCGCGCTGGCACCCGACAGCTATGAGGTGCGTCCGGGGGATCAGCGCGAGGATGTCTTGCAGCGGATGCGGTCTGCGCAGGAGAGGCGTGTTGCTGAAGTCTGGGAAAACCGTCAGCCAGATTTGCCCATCGAGACGCCGGAGGAATTGCTGATCCTCGCGTCGATCATTGAAAAAGAAACTGCGATTGCAGACGAGCGTGGTCAGGTTGCGAGCGTATTCGTCAACCGTTTAAACCGTGGTATGCGGCTGCAGACGGACCCGACCGTTATTTATGGCGTGACCGAAGGTAAGGGCGTGCTGGGACGCGGGTTGCGGCGCAGTGAGCTGCGCGCCGCCACACCGTGGAATACCTATGTGATCGAGGGGCTGCCGCCCACGCCGATTGCCAATCCGGGTCTTGCCAGTCTTGAGGCTGCAGCGGCGCCGCTGGAGACGCCCTATATCTTTTTCGTAGCAGATGGGACGGGCGGTCATGCCTTTGCGGAAACGCTGGCGGAGCATAACCGCAACGTCGCACAGTGGCGTCGGATTGAAGCTGAACAGGCGGAGCAAAGCTCCGGTAATTGA
- the fabD gene encoding ACP S-malonyltransferase, with translation MSIAFVFPGQGAQTIGMGRALAEAYPAAQAVFDEVDDALGEKLSALIWEGDIETLTLTQNAQPALMATSMAAIRALASEGIGVDKLSFVAGHSLGEYSALAAAGTFSIADAARLLRTRGLAMQRAVPVGQGAMAAVLGLDFDTATDVAARAAQGQVCQIANENDPAQNVVSGERGAVERAIVLAKEAGAKRALLLPVSAPFHCALMAPAAKEMAQALEEVEMSAPQVPLVANVLGTAVEDPARIKELLIDQVTGQVRWKTSVEWMAAQGVTEFWEIGAGKALSGMIRRIAKDSVSRAIGTPDDIKAAVNA, from the coding sequence ATGAGCATTGCATTTGTTTTCCCCGGTCAGGGGGCTCAGACGATTGGCATGGGGCGCGCACTGGCCGAAGCCTATCCGGCCGCGCAGGCTGTGTTTGATGAGGTGGATGATGCCTTGGGTGAAAAGCTGAGTGCGTTGATCTGGGAGGGCGATATCGAAACCCTGACGCTGACACAGAACGCACAACCCGCGTTGATGGCCACGTCAATGGCCGCGATCCGAGCCTTGGCGTCTGAGGGTATCGGCGTTGATAAACTGTCTTTTGTGGCGGGCCACAGCCTTGGGGAATATTCCGCTTTGGCCGCCGCGGGGACGTTCTCGATTGCCGATGCGGCGCGGCTGTTGCGCACACGCGGGCTGGCGATGCAGCGTGCGGTGCCCGTGGGGCAAGGGGCGATGGCGGCTGTACTGGGATTGGATTTCGACACGGCGACGGACGTCGCCGCACGCGCTGCACAAGGGCAGGTGTGCCAGATCGCAAATGAGAACGATCCGGCGCAGAACGTGGTATCGGGGGAAAGGGGCGCCGTTGAGCGCGCCATCGTTCTGGCCAAGGAGGCAGGCGCGAAACGCGCGCTTTTGCTGCCGGTCTCGGCACCGTTCCATTGTGCCTTGATGGCACCGGCGGCGAAAGAAATGGCGCAGGCACTGGAAGAGGTCGAGATGTCAGCGCCACAGGTGCCTCTGGTGGCGAATGTGCTGGGAACGGCTGTGGAGGATCCTGCCCGGATCAAGGAACTGCTGATTGATCAGGTGACAGGGCAGGTGCGCTGGAAAACCTCGGTCGAATGGATGGCCGCGCAGGGCGTGACAGAATTCTGGGAGATCGGCGCGGGCAAAGCCCTCAGCGGGATGATCCGGCGCATCGCAAAAGACAGCGTGTCACGTGCGATCGGCACCCCCGATGATATCAAAGCGGCAGTGAATGCCTGA
- a CDS encoding acyl carrier protein, with protein MSDIADRVKKIVVEHLGVEEDKVVESASFIDDLGADSLDTVELVMAFEEEFGIEIPDDAAETIQTFGDAVKFITEAS; from the coding sequence ATGAGCGACATCGCAGATCGCGTGAAGAAAATCGTTGTGGAGCACCTTGGTGTCGAAGAAGACAAGGTAGTCGAAAGTGCGTCTTTTATTGACGATTTGGGCGCAGACAGCCTTGATACCGTCGAGCTGGTAATGGCCTTCGAAGAAGAGTTCGGCATCGAGATTCCAGACGATGCGGCTGAAACGATCCAAACCTTCGGCGATGCGGTTAAGTTCATCACCGAAGCGTCCTGA
- the fabF gene encoding beta-ketoacyl-ACP synthase II, protein MRRVVVTGLGLVTPLADGVEASWSRILAGKSGAGPITGFDASRLVTQYACEVPLGDGSDGTFNADAYLSAKEQRKVDTFILFGLAAAEQAVKDAGWTPEDRESLERTGVLIGSGIGGLNSIANTAVMMAERGPRRVSPFFVPGALINLISGQVSIKYGFRGPNHSVVTACSTGAHAIGDASRLIQHGDADVMIAGGAEAAICEIGIAGFNACKALSTKRGDDPQKASRPYDKDRDGFVMGEGAGIVVLEEYEHAKARGAKIYAEVLGYGLSGDAYHITAPSEDGEGAERSMRNALRNAGLAPEDIDYINAHGTSTMADSIELGAVERMMGAHASEVTMSSTKSATGHLLGAAGAIEAIFSILAIRDQVAPPTINLDNPAVETVIDLAPNAKRPREINVALSNSFGFGGTNASVLFGKTG, encoded by the coding sequence ATGCGCAGAGTAGTTGTCACGGGCTTGGGTTTGGTCACACCATTAGCTGATGGTGTTGAGGCGAGCTGGTCAAGAATTCTTGCGGGGAAATCCGGGGCGGGTCCGATCACGGGCTTTGATGCCAGTCGGCTTGTCACACAATACGCCTGCGAAGTGCCCTTGGGTGACGGTTCGGACGGGACATTCAACGCTGATGCCTATCTGTCCGCGAAAGAGCAGCGCAAGGTCGATACCTTTATCCTGTTTGGGCTGGCGGCGGCTGAACAGGCGGTGAAAGATGCCGGTTGGACGCCCGAAGATCGCGAGAGCCTTGAGCGCACAGGCGTGCTGATCGGTTCGGGGATTGGTGGGTTGAATTCCATCGCAAACACGGCCGTGATGATGGCGGAACGAGGCCCGCGCCGCGTGTCACCGTTTTTTGTGCCGGGGGCGCTGATCAATCTGATTTCCGGTCAGGTGAGCATCAAATATGGATTCAGGGGACCAAACCATTCGGTCGTGACAGCCTGTTCGACCGGTGCCCATGCCATTGGGGATGCGAGCCGTCTGATCCAGCATGGCGATGCGGATGTGATGATCGCAGGCGGGGCTGAAGCGGCGATCTGCGAGATTGGCATCGCCGGGTTTAACGCCTGCAAAGCGCTGAGCACCAAACGCGGTGATGATCCTCAAAAGGCGAGCCGCCCTTATGACAAAGACCGCGACGGTTTCGTCATGGGCGAGGGGGCCGGGATTGTCGTGTTGGAAGAGTATGAACACGCCAAGGCGCGCGGCGCCAAGATCTACGCAGAGGTTTTGGGGTATGGATTGTCCGGTGATGCCTATCACATCACGGCCCCGTCAGAGGATGGAGAGGGTGCCGAACGTTCCATGCGCAACGCGCTGCGCAACGCAGGTCTCGCGCCTGAGGACATTGATTACATCAATGCGCATGGCACATCGACGATGGCTGATTCGATAGAGTTGGGCGCGGTTGAGCGGATGATGGGCGCGCATGCCAGTGAGGTGACGATGTCGTCAACCAAATCTGCGACGGGCCACCTGTTGGGGGCTGCAGGCGCTATTGAGGCGATCTTTTCGATTTTGGCCATCCGGGATCAGGTGGCACCGCCAACGATCAATTTGGACAATCCGGCAGTCGAGACGGTGATTGACTTGGCACCCAATGCCAAGCGACCGCGCGAAATCAATGTGGCGCTCAGCAACTCCTTTGGGTTTGGGGGCACAAACGCGAGCGTTCTTTTCGGGAAAACCGGCTGA
- a CDS encoding GNAT family N-acetyltransferase, whose protein sequence is MSRTIPTINTHRLTLRGMRAEDFNRFAEIWAMPEVVKYIDKEPWPRGKAWDAFLKHAGHWQITGFGQWAILRHRAPEMSGQVGFFYGKRGLGADFDDAAEAGWVLAPDAHGQGYATEAVSAAHDWFDRVITGRLVCMIDPRNTGSLTLAEQMGYALMREVSYQGSPVRLFERKGPPQ, encoded by the coding sequence ATGTCGCGCACGATCCCGACGATAAATACGCACCGCTTAACGCTGCGCGGTATGCGGGCTGAAGATTTCAACCGCTTCGCCGAGATATGGGCGATGCCGGAAGTCGTGAAGTATATCGACAAAGAGCCCTGGCCACGCGGCAAGGCATGGGATGCGTTCCTTAAGCACGCAGGTCATTGGCAGATTACGGGTTTCGGTCAATGGGCGATCCTGCGCCATCGTGCCCCGGAGATGTCAGGGCAGGTCGGCTTTTTCTACGGAAAACGCGGTCTGGGCGCTGATTTTGACGATGCAGCGGAAGCGGGATGGGTGTTGGCACCGGACGCCCATGGGCAAGGCTATGCAACCGAAGCGGTAAGTGCGGCACATGATTGGTTCGACCGGGTGATCACCGGACGTCTTGTCTGCATGATCGATCCGCGCAACACCGGGTCACTCACCTTGGCAGAGCAAATGGGCTATGCGCTGATGCGGGAGGTATCGTATCAGGGCAGTCCGGTACGCCTTTTTGAGCGCAAAGGGCCGCCGCAGTAA
- the fabG gene encoding 3-oxoacyl-[acyl-carrier-protein] reductase — protein sequence MFDLTGKTALITGASGGIGADIARALHGAGATVGLSGTRVAPLEALAAELGERAHVLPCNLSDMAAVEALPKEAAAAMGSVDILINNAGITRDNLFMRMSDEEWNSVIDVNLTATFKLCKGVMRGMMKARWGRIINISSIVGATGNPGQANYAASKAGMVGMSKSLAYEVASRGITVNAVAPGFIETAMTDKLTDEQKAAIMGQIPAGRMGSAGEIAAGVLYLASPEAGYVTGTTLHVNGGMAML from the coding sequence ATGTTTGATCTGACAGGAAAGACAGCCCTGATCACTGGGGCCTCAGGTGGAATCGGCGCGGATATCGCGCGCGCGCTCCATGGTGCGGGGGCAACGGTGGGGTTGTCTGGCACGCGCGTGGCACCCCTTGAGGCGCTTGCGGCGGAGTTGGGCGAGCGGGCGCATGTGCTGCCCTGCAACCTGAGCGATATGGCTGCGGTTGAGGCTTTGCCGAAAGAAGCGGCGGCGGCGATGGGATCGGTGGATATTCTAATCAATAACGCGGGCATCACGCGCGACAATCTGTTCATGCGGATGTCGGATGAGGAATGGAATTCCGTCATTGATGTCAATCTGACGGCCACGTTCAAGCTGTGCAAAGGTGTCATGCGGGGCATGATGAAGGCGCGCTGGGGCCGCATCATCAACATCTCAAGCATCGTGGGGGCGACGGGAAATCCCGGACAGGCGAATTATGCGGCGTCCAAGGCGGGCATGGTCGGCATGTCCAAAAGCCTCGCCTATGAGGTCGCGAGCCGTGGCATTACGGTGAATGCCGTGGCACCGGGTTTCATTGAAACGGCGATGACGGACAAGCTGACGGATGAGCAAAAAGCTGCGATCATGGGGCAGATCCCCGCTGGTCGGATGGGGTCCGCAGGCGAGATTGCGGCCGGTGTTTTATATCTCGCCAGCCCCGAAGCGGGCTATGTCACGGGAACGACCTTGCACGTGAACGGCGGCATGGCCATGTTGTAG